Genomic DNA from Halobacteriovorax sp. DA5:
CACTTTTAAATTACCTAATTCAATAAAATCACTACGATTGACCTCTTTGTTCATATTTTAACTATCTGAAATTAGATCAAATTATTTTTCTCGTTAGAGTTTAGCGAAACCTTTGCATAATAGCTAAATAGCCAAAAGGGTTCCAGAGAGGGTTGCCCCTTGGTTAAATGACGAGGAGAACACAAATGAATATTGAAAACTTTAGAGAGACGTTTATTGCCCATGCAAGAGATGAGATTAAATCAATCGTTTCTCAATCGAAAATTAAAGGCGAGTTTAATTGTAATGTCTTTAATGAAAAATTAGAAATCATTTGGTCGGAGGCACAAATCAATGGCCTCACAGAGGACGAGTTCGCAACTATCGTTGAAGAAGTAATCCCAACTCAAATAGATAATGTTATCTTTCCATTTTCAAACGATATTCCATTAGCGGCTTAAGGTCGTTATTACTTATGCTCGGGTATCGTTGACAACAGACGATGCCCCGGTATTTTCTAATAATTCTTCAGATTCACTTTCATCTTTTTTAATATTAGTAAATTTTGGAACAAGTGCGACAGATATAACAATAACCACCGATCCAGCAATCGCTGTAGGATCTAGCGTTTCCCCAAATAAAATATAACCAAATAAAGCTGCAAAGATTGATTCACTTAAGAAGACTAATCCTACAATGTGAGCAGGGATACTTCTTTGGGCCGTTATTTGCAGCGAGAATGCAATCAAAGAAGAAAAGATCGAAAGTATTAAGAATCCCCATAGTGGTGATGGGAAGTTAAATGGTGAGTTTGTATAAAGAACAGATAAGCTAGTTGGCCCTTCATAGATCAGAGCAAATATTAGGCCCATAAGTCCCATAAAAATACACTGCAGAAAATTGAAGCGAACAGCTTCAACATCATTAGCGTAGCGATCTGTAGCAATAATATGAAGAGAGAAGAAGACTGCCGAAGCAATAACAAAAATATCTCCCATATTAAAATTACTAAAGTCCATTCCGTTCATCATCATAATTCCAAGCATAGAAGTTGATAGTAGAAGCCAGAATGTTTTACGAACTCTTTGACCAAGAAAGAGAACGGAGATAATCGGCGTAATAATAGCGTAGAAAACAGTAAAGAAGCCGGCCTTTGCCATTGTTGTCATGGCAATACCAACAGTTTGGAGCTGAAGGGCCATCATAAGAAGTGCAGAGCAAATTAGACCACCCATAACTTCTTTTTTATTACCCGCTAGTTTTTTGAAATCATTTCTAAAAAATAAAATCACGAAGGCAAATGAACCAGCAAAGATATAGCGTAGTGAATTTGACCAAACAGGAGAATAGTCAGTTAGTGTAAATCGAGTTCCAGCAAAGCCAAGACCCCAGATTGCACAAGCAATACTTAATAAAATGATACCTTTCATGGCCTCAATATAGTTCGCTTTTAAAAAGAACACAATGAAGAGTTTCGACAGATGGACGAGTTCATTAGTTTTTATTTATTGCCAAGGAAAGCTGACAATATTTCACGATAATATCATGTATTTTTATTCATCTGAGTTAATTTAAGTTATTGAATTTATTGAATTGCATGAATTAATTCTTAGAAATTCAAAATTGCTGCAAAATGGATGAGTAGTAATAAAGTACACGTTACTTTTCTTTGTTACTTACCTTTACGGGGGACGTTCGAATGCAAAAAGACAATTTTAAACAAACTTTTTTAAATGAAACAAGAAATGAGGTGCAAGGGATTTATTTAGAAACAACATCAGACGGAGATTTCAATGCAGACCTTTTTTCTGAAAAATTATCGCCAATTTGGACAGCGGCTTCATTAAATGGCCTAGACGAATTTGAATTTATATCCTTGGTCGAGGATATTATTAATAAAGATGCCCAGGAAATTTACTACCCCTTTAGTTTAAACTACAAAACTGCGGCATAAGAGTAAGCTCCCATAGTGGGAGCTTTTCTTTTTCTTATAATAAAGAATCATCAACTAAATTTGGAAGCGTTACTTTTAAAAGAGGCTCTTTTTCCATGGCCCTTTTAATTGCAAAAGTTGCACCTTCATTACGGGCCCAACTTCTACGATTAATCCCATTGTTTACATCCCAAAAAAGCATCGACTTGATTCGACGATCACAATCTTTACTTCCATCGAGAACCATTCCAAAGCCACCATTAATTACTTCACCCCAACCGACACCACCGCCGTTGTGAAGTGAAATCCAAGTAGCTCCTCTAAATGAGTCACCAACGAAGTTTTGTACAGCCATATCAGCAGTAAATCGTGAGCCATCGTAGATATTTGATGTTTCTCTAAAAGGAGAATCTGTTCCTGATACATCGTGATGATCGCGGCCAAGAACAACTGGTGCTTTTAGTTTTCCTTCGCGAAGTGCTTTGTTGAAAGCAAGAGCGATTTCAATTCTTCCATCACTATCAGCATAAAGAATACGTGCTTTTGAGCCAACAACTAGGTCGTTCTCTTTTGCACCTTTAATCCACGTGATATTATCTTGCATCTGTTGCGTGATTTCACTTGGAGACTCTTGCATTAGTTTTTCTAGAACTTGTGTTGCAAGTTCATCAGTTAGATCAAGATCTTCTTGTGTGCTTGATGTACAAACCCATCTAAATGGTCCAAAGCCGTAATCAAAGCACATTGGCCCCATAATATCTTGAACATATGAAGGATACTTGAAGTCTTCAGTACTTCCTTCTTTCATAATATCAGCACCTGCGCGAGATGCTTCTAGTAAAAATGCGTTTCCATAATCGAAGAAGTACATTCCTTTGTCTGCAAGTTTATTAACTGCATTTACATGTCTCACTAAACTTTTTTGAACTTCTTTCTTAAATTGTTCAGGGTTACTTGCCATCATCTCATTTGATTCTTCAAATGAAAGATCCGCTGGGTAGTAACCACCGGCCCATGGATTGTGAAGAGAAGTTTGGTCAGAACCAATGTCAATATGCAGATCACTTTCTGCAATCTTCTCCCATAGGTTAATAATATTACCTTGGTAAGCAAGAGAGACAGCTTCTTTATTTTCTTGAGCTTTCTTAATGCGAGCAATGATTTCGTCTAGGTCAGTGAAAACTTCATCAACCCATCCTTGCTCATGTCTTGTCTTAACAGCTTTTGGATTTACTTCAGCAACTACACCAATACAACCTGCAATAACCGCAGCTTTTGGTTGTGCTCCCGACATTCCACCAAGTCCTGCTGTAACAAAAACTTTTCCGGCCGTTTCAGTAATAGCTTCTTTGGAAATTTTTCTTAGAGCATTGAGTACAGTAATTGTTGTTCCGTGAACAATTCCTTGTGGCCCAATATACATGAATGACCCAGCAGTCATTTGTCCGTATTGAGTTACTCCTAATGCATTAAACTTTTCCCAGTCATCTGGCTTAGAGTAATTAGGAATCATCATCCCGTTTGTGACAACAACTCTTGGTGCATCTTTGTGCGATGGAAATAATCCTGCTGGATGACCAGAGTAGAGAACAAGCGTTTGTTCATCAGTCATTGTTGCAAGGTATTGCATCGTTAATAGATATTGCGCCCAGTTTGAAAAAACGCCGCCGTTTCCACCATAAGTAATTAACTCGTGCGGGTGTTGAGCAACAGCGTAATCAAGGTTATTTGAAAGCATCAGCATAATGGCCGCTGCTTGTTTTGACTTATGTGGATATTCTTCAATTGAGCGTGCGTGAATTTTATAATCAGGGCGGTATCGATACATATAGATACGGCCGTATTTTTCTAATTCTTCTTTAAATTCTGGAAGTAGTTCAGCATGAAGCTCACTTGGAAAATAGCGAAGTGCATTTCTTAACGCTAGCTTTTCTTCTTCTTGAGATAGAATTTGTTTACGTTTTGGAGCGTGGTTAATATCCTCTTCATATTTCTTATATTTTGGTAAAGTCTTAGGAATACCCTCTAATATAGCTTCTTTAAAACTATTAGTACTCATTCTTAAATCCCCTTAAAATAAAGTATTTTAGAAGGTTTATACCACCAATGTAATGAAGTAAAAAGGATTGAGCGTCAATTGACGCTGCTTATTAACGAATAGATTGCCTTCAAGAAATTCTAACTTACTTGTGCTATAATACATATCTAACGAAAGGGGATTTATGCCAAAATTAGAAATAGGACAAGAGGTAGTATCGATTAACTTTGGAGTTGGCGTAATTACTGAAATCAAGGATATGAGCGGTTCAGAATTTTATATTATTGAATCATCTCAAGGTCGATCAACAACAATGATTCCAACTGTTAAGAAGGATGCGTTTAGACCATTGAGTAGTCCAACAGAATTAGAAGAAACTCTCGATAAGCTTTCGCAAGACAGAGAGATTAGGCAGTTTGATTCTAAAAAGGATCGAATTAATTTCTTTAAATCAAATATTCAAAAACAAGATATTGAAACGTTCATTGATAATATCCAACAATTACTTCAGATAACGGACAAAGGCTCGGCCGAATCAAAGTATTTAGAAATGCTTTTAGAGAATTTAACTGTGGAAGTTGGGGCAGTCTTTAACGAAGATATCAACCAAGCAAAAGAACGAGTGAACTCTTGCTTGGATGGTAAATTTAGTTTTTAAAATTAGTCTTGAACTGGATCTCTTAAGAATAGAATTCTTGTGATTCTGAAAACGTCTTCTCCACCGCAACCGTTCATGTGACAGTTGTTTGCTTCGTAGCACTGTTTTCTTGGATTATAGTTATAATCTTGATCACCACGAACAAGGATTCCTTCAACAAGACCTGTCTTTTCATTGAATACTGCTGAACCAGAGTTTCCAGAAAAAGTATCTAGGTTAGTTGAAAAGCTAAACCATTCATTTGCCTTGCGAACAAATGCACCATCAGCAACTTTAGATGGTAGACCAGAAGGGTGACCGATAACATATACTTGTTCACCTTTTTGGATTTCATCTCTTTTACGATATTCAAGAGGCTTGCGATCAGTTACTTCACGATTAAGTTCGATAACAGCAAAGTCTTCACCACTTGTGCGTCCAAGTCTTTGAGCAACAATTCTCTTACAGCTATAAACATTTTTTTCTAGAATTGTTCTAGCATCATCTTTTGGAGATTTTTTTGAATAATCAAATACCCAAAAGTTATCATAACAGTCTGCTTTTGAAGTCATACAGTGACCAGCAGTTACAACATATTGCTTATTATCTTTTTCTACTAGAAAGCCTGAACAGTCAGCAACATCAACTTGCTTATTAAATCTCTCACCATCACATAATTCAATTTTTGAATCATCAGCAAGGTAAGTGTTTTCAGTCTTTTTTGTTAATTTAGACTTAGGGATCATCGCTAAAGTAGACATTTGAGCATCTAATTTGTTTTGATCCGTTACTTCGAATTGATCAAGGCGATTATCTTCACCGTAAACAACTTTATCAATGGCCATCGTTGAAAAGTTAACAGTAAAAACAGCAGCTAGCAGGGCAAGTGAAAAGTTCATTTATTTATCCTTATTATGTGAGTGGCGCATTAAATCAATGACACATTAAAAAGTACAGAAAAGGGCCCTTAATAAAAAATTACAAATCCTTACATTATATGTAAATTATTTATGCTTGCTTATAACTATATAAAATTACGTCTAAAGTTCAATGGACGAGAAGCCGATAAGTCCTTGAGATGAGAGACTTATGAAGAAAAATACAATTTTAACTTTTATATTTTTAGCTACCTTAAATACATCATGTCAGTTAACGAGTGGTGATTTTTTAAGTGGAAAGGCACAGGGAATGGCAAAGAGAGTCTCACGTGAAAGTGATATCCTTGATGTTGTAGACGATGTCGTGCGTGAAGAAGAAGGCCAGGGTGTTAATGAAGACCTACGTGGCCTCACTGATAATTATACAAACTTTCCAACTTCTTACGATATTACAGATTACATCAATGGCAATGTCAGTGCACTAGGAACACAGTGTGCAATGACTGATCATGAGCGAGAGTGGTCATTTGTTAAAAGTGTTGGAACAGGATCTATTGGAGCACGTAAAGTCTTGGCAACGATTTATCAGTCATGTGAGCCAATTGATACAGTTATTGATTCGCGCACTCCTAGCTTAAGTGGTGTTTCAACTCAAGAAGCGACTTTCAGCGATGGAACAGATTTTAAGCAAAGAGTTGTTCATGATGTAGGAGCAATGGTTCGTTCACATGAGGTTTTAAGAAAACTTGATGAAGACCCAGGCTATCCTGGTGAGGGTTGTATTGATGCAACTAAGGTTCCACCTGTTTACGGTTATGGCTCACGTAAAGGACTGCGCAGTAATGAGATTAACCTGTTCACTCGAGGCCAAGGGGTATCAAGAGAAGGTGCTAGGGCATCAGGAATTGATTGTTCAGAATTCATCTCAGCAGCATATGCAGCAGAGGGGCTTAAGTTTACTAGTAACGATAGAGACTATCGTTCACTAACGACAACTTCTTTGCATGATACTGTTAGAAGTAAGAACTCATGTATTAAGCCGGTTAAGTTTAAATTACCATATTCAATTCGATCAGGTGATATCATTAATGTGAAGGGGAGCCACGTAATTATGGTTGATACGATTGGGGAAGACCCTCTGGCCATTAGAAAGTTTTCTGAACTCGGTCGATGTGATGATATTACAATCAGTGACTTTAATTTCACTTATATTCATAGTGGGGCCTTAAAGAATTATGGCCCGGCAAGAGTTGATGCAAGAACTCATGCAACTCATCGTTCGACTATGTTTGCTAATTTAAGAGCACAAGCAGTTGCCTCATGTAAGGCGATTTTATCTGAACAAGAATATTCAAATGAGATGATGTCTGGACGTTTTAGTATTTTAAGACATAATTCTGAAGACGCTGCATGCTACTATGATGAACCGGCAAAACTTAAAGGTGAGAGCTGTATTAATCAGTGTCTTCAAGACAAATTAAAAGAGGCAAAAAATGTTTAGGTTATTATTTGCTACATTTATATTAGCTCAATTTGCTTTTGCTAACGATATTTGTCCATCTAATAAGGATGTTAAAAAGGTCGCAGCACAATTAGTAGAGATTGAGATGAGCGGTATCAGGTTAATAGATGGTGCTAAAGATGATTGTCTGAAATCAAAGTATCAAAAATATTATCGTTTCAATAAAGACCCTGATTACGATGCGCCAAAATCATTACAATATTTGGCCACGTCAGAAAAAGCAATAAAGATTTCAGATGTGAAGCTTATTGATAAAGATGTTCATGCATATGAAGCAAATTACTCTGTTAATGTGGAAGATTTAAAAGGGAAGAAGAGTGTCGTGAAAGATAGCATTCGCTTCTACATTAATGTCTCAAAAAGAGCACAGCAAGGTGATGGTTGTGCGTCAGTCATAGAGCCTGCAAAGAAACTAATTTTATTAAAATCATGTAAGAAATAAAAAAGCTCCTTTCGGAGCTTTTTGTTTATCAGAAATTTAAGCAAGCTTTACTAGGCTAGCTAGTGCATCTCTTGCACCATCTTCATTTAATTGTTTACTGTAGTTTGTTAGAAGTTTACGTCCAACAATATGTAGACCAATAAATGACAGTTGATTTTGCATTGCCTGAATAACGTATTGACCACCGCCACCAGAGTGAGTTCCTAATACTGCTGGCTTATCAACAAATGCCTCACGCCAAGATTCACCACCTGAGCGAGATATCCATGCAATTGCATTAATAAATGAAGGAGTAACTGATCCATTGTACTCCGGAGTTAAGAAAACAAATCCTTTTGCAGCGATAAATTTATCAGTAAGCTTTACACCGTCGGCCGGGATTCCATTCTTTTCTTCTTCAGCTGTATATAGAGGTAACTTATAGTCACTTAATTTTACGATTTCAAATGACTTCCCCGTTTCTTGTGCTAGCTCAAGAATCTTATCTGCCATCTTAAGGTTCATTCCGTCACTTGAAGTGACGATTAAAAAATCACTCATTTTCTCTCCTGATTCGTTATTCTAATTCTTTTATAAGTAATAATGCTCTTTGCCCTAAGATAACCTTAGAGTTTGGAAAAATCATTCGTAAATTGTCTTCCGGAGCTTTGTACTCTTCGTTATTTTGGGTAAAAATATGATGTCCTTTTTTAAAAGGCGTAAAATTTGCACTCTCTTCTTCATCAAATGTGAAACAAAAGTCATCATATTCTTTATTGATTGATTCATAGATTGAAAAAGCTTTAGGAAAAGGCTTCTGTACGAGTTCTTTTGAACTTAAAAGTTTTTCAATAGTTTCTTGTGCTGCTTTAAATTTACCTTCTGGATTTTTGCCAAAAGGATACACTTTTCCAAGTTCAACTGTTGCACTAAAAGCATTGAATTTTTCGAAAGTAAACGAACTAAAGACCGTCGACTCTTTATGTGAAAATAGAGATGCTTCAACTTCCATATTGGCCAGGGCCAGATTAAACTCTTCATCTCGTTTACGATCTTTAGACTTTGGCACTAATGCAAAGCGCTCCATTTCACTCTTCTTTAAGGCGCAATGTAAGTCAAAGTGAAAGAGCTGTTTTTGTTTATACTTTGCTACGAAGTTGTAACAATTTTCTTCAATCACTTGTGCTCTTCTTACTTCATAATTATCAGATAATTTCTTATAGGCTCCGTTAAAGCAGCGATTTAGATTATATTCACTAAAACGCTCACCAATATTCATCGCTCTCGGATTACCAAAGAAAATAAGGGTAGGTGAAGTAAGTACGAGCTCGTCATTGTATATTTTCTCTAATATCTCATTAGTAAATTCGATAGGGGCCGTTTCATTTCCGTGAATTCCACACGAAATAATATAAGTATCATCTGTCTCAATAGACTTTGGTGTAACTTCAATAATACCCGTGTCATGAATTTCAAATTCACTAAATTTAGAATTAAATGATTTTGGTGCAAGTCCATTTTCATTTTTTCGAGTAAGCTTTAAGAAATTTAATTCATTCATTAGAATTCCTAGACTCTCTTTGCACTAAAGCCCATTGAGGTTAGTTCATCAACAATTTCTTTTATATGAAGATGCCCTCTGGTTTCTAGTGAAAACTCAACTTCTGTTTCTCCAAGTACACTAGTCGTAAATGCTCTATTGTGGTGAATTTCAAGAATATTAGCTTGTTTAGAACCAATAATATTAGAAATTTTAGCAATTGTTCCTGGCGTATCTGGAACATTGACAATAATCGAACATGAGCGTCCAGAAGTTATAAGACCTCTTTCGATAATTCGATCTAAGATATTTAAATCAATATTTCCGCCGCTTACGACGAGGACAACTGTTTTACCTTTAATATCCTTGAATTGATCATATAAAAGGGCCGCTACTGAAGTTGCACCAGCACCTTCGCAAAGAACCTTCTCATACTCAAGGAGTGTAACAATAGCATGTGAAATTTCGGTTTCTTTAACCGTTACAATTTCATCTACATATTTTTTTACAGTATTAAATGTATTTTCAAGAACTGTCGTTACAGCAATACCATCAGCAATTGTTTTTCTCTTATCAATTGTAACAATTTTACCTTGTTCAATTGATGTTTTCATTGCTGGCATTTCAACTGCTTCAACGCCCACAATTTTTGCTCGGCTACCACTTTCTTTAAGGGCGGTTGAGATTCCCGAGATCAGTCCACCTCCTCCAATTGGAATGGCTACAAGATCAACATCTGGTAGTTCATCAAAAATCTCTAAACCGATAGTTCCTTGTCCTGCGATAATATCTTTATCATTGAAAGGGTGGATGAAGACCTGGCCGGATTCTCTTTGAATCTCCAAGGCCTTTTGATAAGCATCATCATAGAAATTTCCGTGTAAGATAACCTCAGCACCAAATTTCTTTGTTCCTTGAATTTTTGCAAGAGGAGTGGACTCTGGCATAACAATTGTTGCTTGAATCCCAAGCTGTTTTGCCGCAAGAGCAACACCTTGAGCATGATTTCCTGCTGAAGATGCGATGACTCCCTTATCTTTTTCTTCTTTTGTAAGCTTAGATAGACGATTAAGGGCCCCTCTGATTTTATAGGCTCCAGTTAACTGTAGATTTTCTAGCTTCAAATAAACCTGACAATCAAACTTCTCACTTAAAGTTGTCGAGTAGGTTAGTGGTGTTTTTATAATACGATTTTCAATTGCAAGTCTTGCATCTTGAATATCACTTAGCGTTACATTGGTTGTTGTCATAAGGAGATCTTACTTCTTTTCGTAATCAACTTCAAATGTGTTCTCATCAATTTGAATAGGGCCATTTTTAGTCCCCTCATGACGGGCCTGAGCATTATAGGCGTTGCCAGAATATGACGAGAAACCACCACCATTTTTAAATGAATAGAATTGAACATTGCCACTTTCGATTGAACTCATAAAGAACTTCTTTAGGTAGATCAGCCAAAGATGGCGAGTTAACGGAAGTACCATTGAAAGGCCTAGAACATCTGTTAAAAAACCCGGAGTTAAGAGCAGTAGCCCACCACCAAAGACAAGTAGTCCATGGATAAAACTATTTGCTGGAACTCGCCCCTGAGAAAGTTCTCCTTGAATTTTTGCGAGAAGGGCCGCTCCTTGTGACTTTGCCAGTGCTGCTCCAATTACACCTGTAATCAGAACGAGTAGAAAAGTATTTCCTCCACCAATTTGACCACCTATCGAAAAGAGTAGGTAAATCTCAATTGCTGGAATAACTGTGAATAACATTACTAATATTGGAAACATGGTACCTCATTTATTTTTGTGTACCTATAAGATGGGATGAAAGAAATTATTGTCAAGGTTGGGAATTTCGAAAGCTCGAAATTCCCTTGTTATCTTATTGAAATTAAATAGATTTTAAATTCTTTGAATCGTAAACCCAACCTTTATGAGTTGAGCCTTTAAGATAGTTTTTGAATTCAATTTGAACCCAATCACCATCAGTTTTTATGATTTCTACGCGTGTATTTGGTGCGACAACCTCTAGTTTTTCACCTTTTGTGCTTGGGATTGCTCTAAGGTTAAGATACTTAACTGGCGTATGATATTTTTTTTCAACAGCTGCTACTACTGGCTTAACTAGCTCTTTGGTAATAACTTGTGTCTTTGGTTCAGACTTAAAGATCATTGCACTAACCAATAGCGAAGTCGCAATGATTGAAGCCGCTATATAAAGGGGCTTTTGATCTTTTTGGCGATTTGAAGAATCAGCTTCTTGAGCTGGTTTCATCTCAATTTGTTCACGAACATTCTTTTGATTAATGATAATAGATTGAAGAAGCGACTCAAGTCTTTCAAATTTTTCATTTACTTCTTTTGTTTCGAATCTTCTTTCTAGGTCTTCGATCTTTTTATAGAGATTATCTTTCTTATCTTCTCTATTTATATTAGCTACATGAGTTTCAACATCTGAAGCGATTACCGTTTGTGTTGTGGATTGTAATAGATTAGAAATAGGGCCACTTGATGCTTTCTTCTCATTCTTTTCAAGCAGACTTGAAAAGTTGAAATTCCCTTGAAAATCATCATTCATAAATTGTGCGGCTTTTTTTAACGAGTTTTCTAGATTTCTCTTAGAATCAACACTCTCTTTCATTAAACTTCCTTGTCATAAATTTTAATTACTTAAAGAGTGTAGAGAATAGTTTTAAACTTGAAAAGTTTTTAAATACTCTTTCACATCCGCTTGCGCGCTTAAGAAATATTTCTTTTCTAGAACGAGTGCATTGGCAATATAGCTAATCTCATTTGATTCAACATTATCAACTTCACCGTCAGCTGCAGCAATTGCAAAGAGGGCCTTTAGGACTTGGTAGCGCTCTTGTTGAGACATGATATCCACAAGAGGCTTACAGTAACTTCTCGTATCAAGGCCCGAGAGTTCTTTCATTTTTTCAATTGAGTATTCAGTTATTAACTCAGCTTCTTGCGAGTTTAATTGAGTCATTCCTGTAATGATCTTTTGCATTTTCGTTTTCTCACTCTGACTAACGTGAAAATCAGAGTAGGCAATACGAGCAAGTAATCC
This window encodes:
- a CDS encoding DMT family transporter, with product MKGIILLSIACAIWGLGFAGTRFTLTDYSPVWSNSLRYIFAGSFAFVILFFRNDFKKLAGNKKEVMGGLICSALLMMALQLQTVGIAMTTMAKAGFFTVFYAIITPIISVLFLGQRVRKTFWLLLSTSMLGIMMMNGMDFSNFNMGDIFVIASAVFFSLHIIATDRYANDVEAVRFNFLQCIFMGLMGLIFALIYEGPTSLSVLYTNSPFNFPSPLWGFLILSIFSSLIAFSLQITAQRSIPAHIVGLVFLSESIFAALFGYILFGETLDPTAIAGSVVIVISVALVPKFTNIKKDESESEELLENTGASSVVNDTRA
- a CDS encoding urocanate hydratase, which gives rise to MSTNSFKEAILEGIPKTLPKYKKYEEDINHAPKRKQILSQEEEKLALRNALRYFPSELHAELLPEFKEELEKYGRIYMYRYRPDYKIHARSIEEYPHKSKQAAAIMLMLSNNLDYAVAQHPHELITYGGNGGVFSNWAQYLLTMQYLATMTDEQTLVLYSGHPAGLFPSHKDAPRVVVTNGMMIPNYSKPDDWEKFNALGVTQYGQMTAGSFMYIGPQGIVHGTTITVLNALRKISKEAITETAGKVFVTAGLGGMSGAQPKAAVIAGCIGVVAEVNPKAVKTRHEQGWVDEVFTDLDEIIARIKKAQENKEAVSLAYQGNIINLWEKIAESDLHIDIGSDQTSLHNPWAGGYYPADLSFEESNEMMASNPEQFKKEVQKSLVRHVNAVNKLADKGMYFFDYGNAFLLEASRAGADIMKEGSTEDFKYPSYVQDIMGPMCFDYGFGPFRWVCTSSTQEDLDLTDELATQVLEKLMQESPSEITQQMQDNITWIKGAKENDLVVGSKARILYADSDGRIEIALAFNKALREGKLKAPVVLGRDHHDVSGTDSPFRETSNIYDGSRFTADMAVQNFVGDSFRGATWISLHNGGGVGWGEVINGGFGMVLDGSKDCDRRIKSMLFWDVNNGINRRSWARNEGATFAIKRAMEKEPLLKVTLPNLVDDSLL
- a CDS encoding CarD family transcriptional regulator, which gives rise to MPKLEIGQEVVSINFGVGVITEIKDMSGSEFYIIESSQGRSTTMIPTVKKDAFRPLSSPTELEETLDKLSQDREIRQFDSKKDRINFFKSNIQKQDIETFIDNIQQLLQITDKGSAESKYLEMLLENLTVEVGAVFNEDINQAKERVNSCLDGKFSF
- a CDS encoding serine protease yields the protein MNFSLALLAAVFTVNFSTMAIDKVVYGEDNRLDQFEVTDQNKLDAQMSTLAMIPKSKLTKKTENTYLADDSKIELCDGERFNKQVDVADCSGFLVEKDNKQYVVTAGHCMTSKADCYDNFWVFDYSKKSPKDDARTILEKNVYSCKRIVAQRLGRTSGEDFAVIELNREVTDRKPLEYRKRDEIQKGEQVYVIGHPSGLPSKVADGAFVRKANEWFSFSTNLDTFSGNSGSAVFNEKTGLVEGILVRGDQDYNYNPRKQCYEANNCHMNGCGGEDVFRITRILFLRDPVQD
- a CDS encoding NADPH-dependent FMN reductase; this encodes MSDFLIVTSSDGMNLKMADKILELAQETGKSFEIVKLSDYKLPLYTAEEEKNGIPADGVKLTDKFIAAKGFVFLTPEYNGSVTPSFINAIAWISRSGGESWREAFVDKPAVLGTHSGGGGQYVIQAMQNQLSFIGLHIVGRKLLTNYSKQLNEDGARDALASLVKLA
- a CDS encoding succinylglutamate desuccinylase, whose product is MNELNFLKLTRKNENGLAPKSFNSKFSEFEIHDTGIIEVTPKSIETDDTYIISCGIHGNETAPIEFTNEILEKIYNDELVLTSPTLIFFGNPRAMNIGERFSEYNLNRCFNGAYKKLSDNYEVRRAQVIEENCYNFVAKYKQKQLFHFDLHCALKKSEMERFALVPKSKDRKRDEEFNLALANMEVEASLFSHKESTVFSSFTFEKFNAFSATVELGKVYPFGKNPEGKFKAAQETIEKLLSSKELVQKPFPKAFSIYESINKEYDDFCFTFDEEESANFTPFKKGHHIFTQNNEEYKAPEDNLRMIFPNSKVILGQRALLLIKELE
- the ilvA gene encoding threonine ammonia-lyase — translated: MTTTNVTLSDIQDARLAIENRIIKTPLTYSTTLSEKFDCQVYLKLENLQLTGAYKIRGALNRLSKLTKEEKDKGVIASSAGNHAQGVALAAKQLGIQATIVMPESTPLAKIQGTKKFGAEVILHGNFYDDAYQKALEIQRESGQVFIHPFNDKDIIAGQGTIGLEIFDELPDVDLVAIPIGGGGLISGISTALKESGSRAKIVGVEAVEMPAMKTSIEQGKIVTIDKRKTIADGIAVTTVLENTFNTVKKYVDEIVTVKETEISHAIVTLLEYEKVLCEGAGATSVAALLYDQFKDIKGKTVVLVVSGGNIDLNILDRIIERGLITSGRSCSIIVNVPDTPGTIAKISNIIGSKQANILEIHHNRAFTTSVLGETEVEFSLETRGHLHIKEIVDELTSMGFSAKRV
- a CDS encoding FxsA family protein produces the protein MFPILVMLFTVIPAIEIYLLFSIGGQIGGGNTFLLVLITGVIGAALAKSQGAALLAKIQGELSQGRVPANSFIHGLLVFGGGLLLLTPGFLTDVLGLSMVLPLTRHLWLIYLKKFFMSSIESGNVQFYSFKNGGGFSSYSGNAYNAQARHEGTKNGPIQIDENTFEVDYEKK
- a CDS encoding SH3 domain-containing protein, translated to MKESVDSKRNLENSLKKAAQFMNDDFQGNFNFSSLLEKNEKKASSGPISNLLQSTTQTVIASDVETHVANINREDKKDNLYKKIEDLERRFETKEVNEKFERLESLLQSIIINQKNVREQIEMKPAQEADSSNRQKDQKPLYIAASIIATSLLVSAMIFKSEPKTQVITKELVKPVVAAVEKKYHTPVKYLNLRAIPSTKGEKLEVVAPNTRVEIIKTDGDWVQIEFKNYLKGSTHKGWVYDSKNLKSI
- a CDS encoding TerB family tellurite resistance protein encodes the protein MNDERKVIISCICGLLARIAYSDFHVSQSEKTKMQKIITGMTQLNSQEAELITEYSIEKMKELSGLDTRSYCKPLVDIMSQQERYQVLKALFAIAAADGEVDNVESNEISYIANALVLEKKYFLSAQADVKEYLKTFQV